A window of the Natronomonas salina genome harbors these coding sequences:
- a CDS encoding alpha/beta hydrolase, with the protein MTGPHQEQELHTAGTPLADATAAVVAVHGRGATASSIAQMAGEVHREGIAILAPQAARNTWYPNSFLAPVEQNEPGRSSGLRAVGDAVERATDAGVATEKVLVMGFSQGACLASEYVARNPRRYGGLAVLSGGLIGESIDRDDYEGSLDGTPAFLGCSDVDPHIPEERVHATAEVFERLDADVTTRIYEGMAHGVNEDELEFVDGMAGRLLE; encoded by the coding sequence ATGACCGGCCCACACCAGGAGCAGGAGCTGCACACCGCAGGGACGCCGCTGGCCGACGCGACTGCCGCCGTCGTCGCCGTCCACGGCCGAGGCGCGACCGCCAGTAGCATCGCTCAGATGGCCGGAGAGGTCCACAGGGAGGGTATCGCCATCCTCGCGCCGCAGGCCGCGCGCAACACGTGGTATCCGAACTCATTCCTCGCGCCCGTCGAGCAGAACGAACCCGGGCGGTCGTCCGGCCTGCGAGCGGTCGGCGACGCCGTCGAGAGGGCGACGGACGCCGGCGTCGCGACCGAGAAGGTACTCGTGATGGGTTTCTCGCAGGGCGCCTGTCTGGCCAGCGAGTACGTCGCCCGGAACCCCCGGAGATACGGCGGCCTGGCCGTCCTGAGCGGCGGCCTCATCGGCGAGTCGATCGACCGCGACGACTACGAGGGGAGCCTCGATGGGACGCCGGCGTTCCTGGGTTGCAGCGACGTCGACCCGCACATCCCCGAGGAGCGCGTCCACGCCACCGCCGAGGTCTTCGAGCGCCTGGACGCCGACGTCACAACGCGCATCTACGAGGGGATGGCCCACGGCGTCAACGAGGACGAACTCGAGTTCGTCGACGGGATGGCCGGTCGACTGCTGGAGTGA
- a CDS encoding HalOD1 output domain-containing protein — MTAEPSDDEDVTVSRDPETDTYRATFDSATVEPTVAVVRAMAAAEAADPSDLDPLHEAVDPDSLDRICSEDAPPRRDGNRTVEFTYQGRRVTVESLGFVEIHPLDDET, encoded by the coding sequence ATGACCGCCGAACCGTCGGACGACGAAGACGTCACGGTCTCCCGGGATCCGGAGACGGACACCTACCGGGCTACCTTCGACAGCGCGACCGTCGAGCCGACCGTCGCCGTCGTCCGGGCGATGGCCGCCGCCGAGGCGGCGGACCCCTCCGACCTCGACCCCCTCCACGAGGCCGTCGACCCGGATAGCCTCGACCGGATCTGCAGCGAGGACGCTCCGCCGCGGCGCGACGGCAACCGCACCGTCGAGTTCACCTACCAGGGCCGCCGGGTGACCGTCGAGAGCCTCGGCTTCGTCGAGATCCACCCCCTCGACGACGAGACCTGA
- a CDS encoding Lrp/AsnC family transcriptional regulator — protein MELDDTDKGVLYLLQQDARGITTQEMAERVGVSASTVRNRIERLEDVGVIRGYHPDIDYDEAGLQLHVEIICSAPNPDRATFAEAAQSVDGVVAIREVLNGKENVQIDAVGTDSDDVARITDEISDIGLDVVNTKIIKDTHVQPFNHFGQHLVEGE, from the coding sequence ATGGAACTGGACGATACGGACAAGGGGGTCCTCTATCTGCTCCAGCAGGACGCGCGTGGAATCACCACCCAGGAGATGGCCGAACGGGTGGGCGTCTCGGCCAGCACGGTGCGAAACCGCATCGAGCGCCTCGAGGACGTGGGCGTCATCCGGGGCTACCACCCGGACATCGACTACGACGAGGCGGGGCTGCAGCTGCACGTCGAGATCATCTGTTCGGCGCCGAACCCGGACCGCGCGACGTTCGCCGAGGCCGCCCAATCGGTCGACGGCGTCGTCGCCATCCGCGAGGTGCTCAACGGCAAGGAGAACGTCCAGATCGACGCCGTCGGCACCGACTCCGACGACGTCGCCCGCATCACCGACGAGATCAGCGACATCGGGCTGGACGTCGTCAACACGAAGATCATCAAGGACACCCACGTCCAGCCGTTCAACCACTTCGGCCAGCACCTGGTGGAGGGGGAGTGA
- a CDS encoding DJ-1/PfpI family protein, producing the protein MTSALFVVSEEGYWAEECIEPLTTLESEGVDVTVATPSGGEPVVDERSLDPDDVGEETVEEFRETIESHPELNDPIPVAEADADDHDAVVFPGGHGTEWDVNQDRHARQLLGQSVAGDDGVALVVCHAVGILAFTREADGSALVDGRDVTGFPNEWEEGIVDEADRMPDGRKLPYYVEDEVSAVGGNWDAELDADESVTVDGDLITARGPESSSAAATTLLEELGE; encoded by the coding sequence ATGACGTCAGCACTGTTCGTCGTCAGCGAGGAGGGGTACTGGGCCGAGGAGTGTATCGAGCCGCTCACGACGCTCGAGAGCGAGGGCGTCGACGTGACGGTGGCGACGCCGAGCGGCGGCGAGCCGGTCGTCGACGAGCGCTCGCTGGACCCCGACGACGTCGGCGAGGAGACCGTCGAGGAGTTCCGCGAGACCATCGAGTCGCACCCGGAACTCAACGACCCGATCCCGGTGGCCGAGGCCGACGCGGACGACCACGACGCCGTCGTCTTCCCGGGCGGCCACGGCACCGAGTGGGACGTCAATCAGGACCGCCACGCCCGACAGCTACTCGGTCAGTCGGTCGCCGGCGACGACGGCGTCGCGCTCGTCGTCTGCCACGCCGTCGGCATCCTCGCGTTCACCCGCGAGGCCGACGGGTCGGCGCTCGTCGACGGCCGCGACGTCACCGGCTTCCCGAACGAGTGGGAGGAGGGCATCGTCGACGAGGCCGACCGGATGCCGGACGGCCGGAAGCTCCCCTACTACGTCGAGGACGAGGTCTCGGCGGTGGGCGGCAACTGGGACGCCGAACTCGACGCCGACGAGAGCGTCACGGTCGACGGCGACCTGATCACGGCGCGGGGCCCGGAGTCCTCCAGCGCCGCCGCGACGACGCTCCTCGAGGAGCTCGGGGAGTAA
- a CDS encoding S8 family peptidase produces the protein MRLDRRTFVKGAGVAAGAALTPGTAAGLIDDGIDTDGGLQEVIVVFEDNDDVDVLERFDLADGYYRFQVLPFGYTRATGDQIERIAALDSVRYVEKNRELEYHNDDARELTGAAAAQEDLVETGAGAHTVVIDSGVDGYHPDLQPNLRNNFRYVNPLSDAEDTMWVDVGAGDSDDIGHGTHCSGSVAGIGQQSDGQYAGMAPDADLTVYSAGLTVYILKIAGAVDDMIARKRNGELDVQVVSNSYGLDNDHDFNPVSASNLAMWEAFASGILPVFSASNSGPDHGTLNYAAKAPYVLGVAATFDGDFGPAKRPTDFSSRGRPPADERGAGYAADYETAYDDNEGAHYDRRRALRNVRRFHRSGQGDVAEVDADYETSISGTVSYGVDPAYEDPIQDPNYFEWQSPPGAGYLEATVTWQPQGQAIQVKVHRDSEEGTVIATGSELVNDGEFTFDAPIDGDRTYVFEVVGEYNVQSQFTMELTALETEPSAPEGPFGIYRVGVGAPGNAVMSTETHTDVLKYTGPTYGGDDGTDPWYGSLSGTSMSCPVTSGICTLVNAAYRREAGHFPKPIDVLNIVEATAEGGTGEELAGHTEANMGAGFVDAAAAVERARELGRRAGSRGDDETKSDHPQLWNAVDLCDHGRGVAVPDVQGNRADDGSVFTAGQVNHVEFTLTDATHRLSRVRDAIPASWEVVAGDHAEVVEVFDAKYVYFDVDYHGEGETTFGYIVEAPSETGQYGFGPAEAIAEDGESFVPIPDTEDTNAVVGQEQPDL, from the coding sequence ATGCGACTCGACCGACGAACGTTCGTGAAGGGTGCGGGCGTGGCCGCCGGGGCGGCGCTGACGCCCGGGACGGCCGCGGGGCTCATCGACGACGGCATCGACACCGACGGAGGACTCCAGGAGGTCATCGTCGTCTTCGAGGACAACGACGATGTCGACGTCCTCGAACGGTTCGACCTCGCCGACGGCTACTACCGGTTCCAGGTGCTGCCCTTCGGCTACACCAGGGCGACCGGCGACCAGATCGAGCGCATCGCCGCGCTGGACTCGGTCCGGTACGTCGAGAAGAACCGCGAACTGGAGTACCACAACGACGACGCCCGGGAGCTGACAGGCGCCGCGGCGGCCCAGGAGGACCTCGTCGAGACCGGCGCGGGCGCCCACACGGTCGTCATCGACTCCGGCGTCGACGGCTACCACCCCGACCTGCAGCCGAACCTCCGGAACAACTTCCGGTACGTCAACCCGCTGTCGGACGCCGAGGACACGATGTGGGTCGACGTCGGCGCCGGCGACTCCGACGACATCGGCCACGGGACGCACTGCTCGGGGTCGGTCGCCGGCATCGGCCAGCAGTCCGACGGCCAGTACGCCGGGATGGCCCCCGACGCCGATCTCACGGTCTACTCGGCCGGGCTGACCGTCTACATCCTGAAGATCGCGGGTGCGGTCGACGACATGATCGCGCGCAAGCGGAACGGCGAGTTGGACGTCCAGGTCGTCTCGAACTCCTACGGGCTCGACAACGACCACGACTTCAACCCGGTCAGCGCCAGCAACCTCGCGATGTGGGAGGCCTTCGCCTCGGGCATCCTCCCGGTGTTCTCGGCCAGCAACTCCGGCCCCGACCACGGGACGCTCAACTACGCGGCGAAGGCGCCGTACGTCCTCGGCGTCGCCGCCACCTTCGACGGCGACTTCGGCCCCGCGAAGCGGCCGACCGACTTCTCCTCGCGCGGTCGCCCGCCGGCCGACGAGCGGGGCGCGGGCTACGCCGCCGACTACGAGACCGCTTACGACGACAACGAGGGCGCCCACTACGACCGGCGGCGGGCGCTGCGCAACGTCCGGCGGTTCCACCGCTCCGGGCAGGGCGACGTCGCGGAGGTCGATGCCGACTACGAGACCTCCATCAGCGGGACCGTCAGCTACGGCGTCGACCCCGCCTACGAGGACCCGATCCAGGACCCCAACTACTTCGAGTGGCAGTCGCCGCCCGGCGCCGGCTACCTGGAGGCGACGGTCACGTGGCAGCCGCAGGGCCAGGCCATCCAGGTGAAGGTCCACAGGGATAGCGAGGAGGGCACGGTGATCGCCACCGGCAGCGAACTCGTCAACGACGGTGAGTTCACCTTCGATGCCCCCATCGACGGCGACCGGACCTACGTCTTCGAGGTCGTCGGTGAGTACAACGTCCAGTCGCAGTTCACGATGGAGCTGACGGCCCTCGAGACGGAGCCGTCGGCGCCGGAGGGACCGTTCGGCATCTACCGGGTCGGCGTCGGCGCTCCCGGAAACGCCGTCATGTCCACGGAGACCCACACGGACGTCCTGAAGTACACCGGTCCGACCTACGGGGGCGACGACGGCACCGACCCCTGGTACGGCTCGCTGTCCGGCACCTCGATGTCGTGTCCCGTGACGTCGGGCATCTGTACGCTCGTGAACGCGGCGTACCGCCGCGAGGCGGGGCACTTCCCGAAACCAATCGACGTCCTCAACATCGTCGAGGCGACGGCCGAGGGCGGCACCGGCGAGGAACTGGCCGGCCACACCGAGGCGAACATGGGCGCCGGCTTCGTCGACGCGGCGGCCGCCGTCGAACGCGCCCGGGAACTCGGCCGACGGGCCGGTTCCCGGGGTGACGACGAGACGAAGTCCGACCACCCCCAGCTGTGGAACGCCGTCGACCTCTGCGACCACGGTCGCGGCGTCGCCGTCCCCGACGTGCAGGGCAACCGGGCCGACGACGGCTCCGTCTTCACGGCCGGCCAGGTGAACCACGTCGAGTTCACGCTCACCGACGCCACCCACCGGCTCTCGCGGGTCCGCGACGCGATCCCGGCGAGCTGGGAGGTGGTCGCCGGGGACCACGCGGAGGTCGTCGAGGTGTTCGACGCCAAGTACGTCTACTTCGACGTCGACTACCATGGCGAGGGCGAGACGACCTTCGGCTACATCGTCGAGGCCCCCTCGGAGACCGGCCAGTACGGCTTCGGGCCCGCGGAGGCCATCGCCGAGGACGGCGAGTCCTTCGTGCCCATCCCGGACACCGAGGACACGAACGCGGTCGTCGGCCAGGAGCAACCCGACCTCTGA
- a CDS encoding lipase maturation factor family protein produces the protein MELPWAESYWLARFAFQRGLALIYLLGFLVAATQFRPLAGEDGLLPIENYRERWDFRERPSLFHLVPDDRAVAVTAWTGVGLSALAVLAVPYWLPDALAVPASMALWALLWLLYLSFVNAGQTFYGYGWESMLLETGFLAVFLGAGDAGPPFVVILLLKWVLFRNMFGAGLIKLRGDDCWRELTCMDYHYETQPIPNPLSWHAHHLPDRFHRVETLGNHVVELAVPFLYFAPQPWAAAAGLATVGFQLWLMLTGNFSWLNALTLVLAIPTFGDGVVQSVLPATTPAVAPTPTYLQALALLVAAVVVYKSVEPTRNMLSTSQVMNTSFDPLHLVNSYGAFGRVTRERYEVVIQGTRDDPEDDPEWETYTFPGKPTDPGRRPPQLAPYHLRLDWQLWFAAMSSTPHRHPWFSRLLEKLLEGDEAVRSLLKDDPFPEEPPTHVRAVRYRYRYTTPEERRETGRWWHRERSGPYVRPVSLEELRSGSTARRRRF, from the coding sequence ATGGAGCTACCCTGGGCCGAGAGCTACTGGCTCGCCCGCTTCGCCTTCCAGCGGGGGCTCGCGCTCATCTACCTCCTGGGGTTCCTCGTCGCGGCGACGCAGTTCCGCCCGCTGGCCGGCGAGGACGGGCTGCTGCCGATCGAGAACTACCGCGAGCGGTGGGACTTCCGGGAGCGACCCAGCCTCTTCCACCTCGTCCCCGACGACCGCGCGGTCGCCGTCACCGCCTGGACCGGCGTCGGCCTCTCGGCGCTGGCCGTCCTCGCGGTCCCCTACTGGTTGCCCGACGCGCTCGCCGTCCCCGCCTCGATGGCCCTGTGGGCGCTGCTGTGGCTGCTCTACCTCTCGTTCGTCAACGCCGGCCAGACGTTCTACGGCTACGGCTGGGAGTCGATGCTGCTGGAGACCGGCTTCCTCGCGGTGTTCCTCGGCGCCGGCGACGCCGGCCCGCCGTTCGTCGTGATCCTCCTGTTGAAGTGGGTGCTGTTCCGCAACATGTTCGGCGCGGGGCTCATCAAGCTCCGCGGCGACGACTGCTGGCGCGAGCTGACGTGCATGGACTACCACTACGAGACCCAGCCGATCCCGAACCCGCTGTCGTGGCACGCCCACCACCTCCCCGACCGGTTCCACCGCGTCGAGACGCTGGGCAACCACGTCGTCGAGCTGGCGGTGCCGTTCCTCTACTTCGCGCCGCAGCCCTGGGCCGCCGCGGCGGGGCTCGCGACGGTCGGCTTCCAGCTGTGGCTGATGCTCACCGGGAACTTCTCGTGGCTGAACGCGCTGACGCTCGTCCTCGCCATTCCGACGTTCGGCGACGGCGTGGTCCAGTCGGTGCTCCCGGCGACGACGCCCGCGGTCGCGCCGACGCCGACGTACCTCCAGGCGCTCGCGCTGCTGGTCGCTGCCGTTGTCGTCTACAAGAGTGTCGAGCCCACCCGCAACATGCTCTCGACCTCGCAGGTGATGAACACCTCCTTCGACCCGCTGCACCTCGTCAACAGCTACGGCGCCTTCGGCCGCGTCACCCGCGAGCGCTACGAGGTCGTGATCCAGGGCACCCGCGACGACCCCGAGGACGACCCCGAGTGGGAGACCTACACCTTCCCGGGGAAGCCGACCGACCCCGGGCGCCGGCCGCCGCAGCTGGCGCCGTACCACCTCCGGCTGGACTGGCAGCTGTGGTTCGCCGCCATGTCCTCGACGCCGCACCGCCACCCGTGGTTCTCGCGGCTGCTCGAGAAGCTGCTGGAAGGTGACGAGGCGGTGCGGTCGCTGCTGAAGGACGACCCGTTCCCCGAGGAGCCCCCGACGCACGTCCGGGCGGTGCGGTACCGCTACCGGTACACGACGCCCGAGGAGCGACGCGAGACTGGGCGGTGGTGGCACCGCGAGCGGTCCGGGCCGTACGTCCGGCCGGTCTCCCTCGAGGAGCTCCGGTCGGGGTCGACGGCGCGGCGCCGCCGGTTCTGA
- a CDS encoding DUF445 family protein, which translates to MNSAFVIVASLTHVVESLPETVAATGGLLSWWEWSLLLIPPITGIIGYITNYAAIYMLFHPLRFKGVDVPGMEHITANSPYRIRQIPGMLQGRAGWQGIIPSKARKMGSINVDSALSQLATQEEVYEEFDPDRLAEYIHENSGEEIRGMVIETIREQNPELWDNAPEQAREVIRQRVDDQLPEIIRHITQRIGENVDELLDIKMMVIDHFEENPGDMNAIFLETGDKEFDFIINSGFYVGTLLGIFAIPMYVFIGTWWVLPIFGVFVGYATNWLALKMIFRPKQRREIGPFTLHGIFLRRQDKAAETYARIVANRVLTLENIADNLMNGPKSDRTKKMIKEDLKDSIDDMFGPGSPVVRMMGGTEEYEDIRDRIAEDSVEYAVEPMQDDEIHEERRGAIQNLLAGRMKELPPAQYTVMLRSAFKEDEWLLIAMGAALGFVAGWIQLLVVNAV; encoded by the coding sequence ATGAATTCCGCGTTCGTCATCGTCGCCTCGTTGACCCACGTCGTCGAGTCGCTCCCCGAAACCGTCGCTGCCACCGGTGGCCTCCTGAGCTGGTGGGAGTGGAGTCTGCTGTTGATCCCGCCGATCACCGGCATCATCGGGTACATCACCAACTACGCCGCCATCTACATGCTGTTCCACCCGCTGCGCTTCAAGGGCGTCGACGTGCCGGGGATGGAGCACATTACGGCGAACTCGCCGTACCGCATCCGGCAGATCCCCGGGATGCTGCAGGGCCGGGCCGGCTGGCAGGGGATCATCCCCTCGAAGGCCCGCAAGATGGGCAGCATCAACGTCGACAGCGCGCTCTCACAGCTCGCCACCCAGGAGGAGGTCTACGAGGAGTTCGACCCCGACCGCCTCGCCGAGTACATCCACGAGAACTCCGGCGAGGAGATCCGGGGGATGGTCATCGAGACGATCCGCGAGCAGAACCCCGAGCTGTGGGACAACGCCCCCGAGCAGGCCCGCGAGGTGATCCGACAGCGCGTCGACGACCAGCTCCCGGAGATCATCCGGCACATCACCCAGCGAATCGGCGAGAACGTCGACGAACTCCTCGACATCAAGATGATGGTCATCGACCACTTCGAGGAGAACCCCGGCGACATGAACGCGATCTTCCTGGAGACCGGCGACAAGGAGTTCGACTTCATCATCAACTCCGGATTCTACGTCGGGACGCTCCTGGGCATCTTCGCCATCCCGATGTACGTCTTCATCGGTACGTGGTGGGTCCTCCCTATCTTCGGTGTCTTCGTCGGCTACGCGACCAACTGGCTGGCGCTGAAGATGATCTTCCGGCCGAAGCAGCGCCGCGAGATCGGGCCATTTACGCTCCACGGGATCTTCCTGCGACGGCAGGACAAGGCCGCCGAGACGTACGCGCGTATCGTCGCCAACCGCGTCCTGACCCTCGAGAACATCGCCGACAACCTGATGAACGGTCCCAAGTCGGACCGGACGAAGAAGATGATCAAGGAGGACCTCAAGGACTCCATCGACGACATGTTCGGCCCCGGCTCGCCCGTCGTCCGGATGATGGGCGGCACCGAGGAGTACGAGGACATCCGCGACCGGATCGCCGAGGACAGCGTCGAGTACGCCGTCGAGCCGATGCAGGACGACGAGATCCACGAGGAGCGACGCGGGGCCATCCAGAACCTCCTCGCCGGTCGGATGAAGGAGCTCCCCCCCGCCCAGTACACGGTGATGCTGCGGTCGGCGTTCAAGGAGGACGAGTGGCTGCTCATCGCGATGGGAGCGGCCCTCGGGTTCGTCGCCGGCTGGATCCAGCTGCTCGTCGTCAACGCGGTCTGA
- a CDS encoding DUF445 family protein, with product MTPLFVLATGLAFAGEWGVRLSSIVTDYVPWFEWRLLLIPPITGIIGYLTNWVAIRMLFYPLGFRGVDVPGMEQLTANLPYRIRQIPGMMEGKLGWQGIIPSRARKMGSISVDTGITRIASQREFYETFDPEIIAEHIVSTSEEAIHDLVEEIVREQNPELWVNSSTLVRQLMHARISDQLPSVTRRITHRIGENVDDLLDIKMMVIEDLGENPELLNRIFLETGDREFTFLVRSGFYFGTLLGCISVPLFVFIDRWWVLPVAGVFVGYATNWLALKMIFRPMHPIDVGPFTFQGIFLSRQDEAAETYAEIVSEEILTLENIAENLLSGPNADRTRRMIKEELAEAIDRSAGLAGPIVRMTAGASQYESIRQEIADRGVDYAVEPMQDRTINERRSGAIRELMARRMKEMPAADFATMLRAAFKEDEWLLIAVGAALGFVAGWVQLLVVTAV from the coding sequence ATGACCCCACTGTTCGTCCTCGCGACGGGACTCGCGTTCGCCGGCGAGTGGGGGGTCCGGCTCTCGTCGATCGTCACCGACTACGTCCCCTGGTTCGAGTGGCGGCTGCTGTTGATCCCGCCGATCACCGGCATCATCGGCTACCTCACCAACTGGGTCGCCATCCGGATGCTGTTCTACCCCCTCGGATTCCGGGGGGTCGACGTGCCGGGGATGGAGCAGCTCACGGCCAACCTCCCCTACCGGATCCGGCAGATCCCGGGGATGATGGAGGGAAAACTCGGCTGGCAGGGGATCATCCCCTCGCGAGCCCGGAAGATGGGCAGCATCTCCGTCGACACCGGCATCACCCGCATCGCCAGCCAGCGGGAGTTCTACGAGACGTTCGACCCCGAGATCATCGCCGAGCACATCGTCTCGACCTCCGAGGAGGCGATCCACGACCTCGTCGAGGAGATCGTCCGCGAGCAGAACCCCGAGCTGTGGGTGAACTCGTCGACGCTCGTCCGGCAGCTGATGCACGCCCGCATCAGCGACCAGCTCCCCTCGGTCACCCGGCGTATCACCCACCGGATCGGCGAGAACGTCGACGACCTCCTGGACATCAAGATGATGGTCATCGAGGACCTCGGCGAGAACCCCGAGCTGCTCAACCGCATCTTCCTTGAGACCGGGGACCGGGAGTTCACGTTCCTCGTCCGGTCGGGCTTCTACTTCGGCACGCTGCTCGGCTGCATCTCAGTCCCCCTCTTCGTCTTCATCGACCGGTGGTGGGTGCTGCCGGTCGCGGGCGTCTTCGTCGGGTACGCGACCAACTGGCTGGCGCTGAAGATGATCTTCCGGCCGATGCACCCCATCGACGTCGGCCCCTTCACGTTCCAGGGCATCTTCCTGAGCCGGCAGGACGAGGCCGCCGAGACGTACGCGGAGATCGTCTCCGAGGAGATCCTCACCCTCGAGAACATCGCCGAGAACCTGCTGTCCGGGCCGAACGCCGACCGGACGCGCCGGATGATCAAGGAGGAACTCGCGGAGGCCATCGACCGGTCGGCCGGCCTCGCGGGCCCCATCGTCCGCATGACCGCCGGGGCCTCGCAGTACGAGTCCATCCGCCAGGAGATCGCGGACCGCGGCGTCGACTACGCCGTCGAGCCGATGCAGGACCGGACGATCAACGAGCGGCGCAGCGGGGCGATCCGGGAGCTGATGGCCCGCCGGATGAAGGAGATGCCGGCCGCGGACTTCGCGACGATGCTCCGGGCAGCGTTCAAGGAGGACGAGTGGTTGCTCATCGCTGTTGGTGCGGCACTGGGGTTCGTCGCCGGCTGGGTCCAGTTACTCGTCGTGACGGCCGTCTGA
- a CDS encoding dCTP deaminase, with the protein MDLTEFVDDIVHEPTQTDGRGLDLTVAGISRVAEPGRVDFGGGELTAAELEAVETERRNPDDDYGWWNLESGRYLIEYNESLTVPSDERFLLQTRDELLARGAFHPTLHVESLDRVPLVVGGAGLRLKENARVSTLLSE; encoded by the coding sequence ATGGACCTGACCGAGTTCGTCGACGATATCGTCCACGAACCGACCCAGACCGATGGCCGGGGCCTCGACCTCACCGTCGCCGGTATCTCGCGCGTCGCCGAACCCGGACGGGTCGACTTCGGCGGCGGCGAACTGACGGCCGCAGAACTCGAGGCGGTCGAGACCGAACGGCGGAACCCGGACGACGACTACGGCTGGTGGAACCTCGAGAGCGGCCGATACCTCATCGAGTACAACGAGTCGCTCACGGTTCCGAGCGACGAGCGCTTCCTCCTGCAGACCCGGGACGAACTCCTGGCGCGGGGGGCCTTCCACCCGACGCTGCACGTCGAGTCGCTGGACCGGGTCCCGCTGGTCGTCGGCGGGGCCGGGCTCCGTCTGAAGGAGAACGCGCGGGTGTCGACGCTGCTGTCGGAGTGA
- a CDS encoding CBS domain-containing protein has protein sequence MDDIFVARLMSSGIYTVSPDTLVEDAAHVMLDNEIGSVVVVDETNALQGILTSTDFVKIVAEQKPKDQTSVSKYMSTDVETATAQEPIQDAADRMIECGFHHLPVVDETEGVIGMISTTDLTAYVSKVESPTPA, from the coding sequence ATGGACGATATCTTCGTCGCCCGACTCATGTCGTCGGGGATCTACACCGTGAGTCCCGATACGCTCGTCGAGGACGCCGCGCACGTGATGCTGGACAACGAGATCGGGTCCGTGGTCGTCGTCGACGAGACGAACGCCCTCCAGGGCATCCTCACGTCGACGGACTTCGTGAAGATCGTCGCCGAACAGAAGCCGAAGGACCAGACGTCCGTCTCGAAGTACATGTCGACCGACGTGGAGACGGCGACGGCCCAGGAACCCATCCAGGACGCGGCCGACCGGATGATCGAGTGCGGCTTCCACCACCTCCCAGTCGTCGACGAGACGGAGGGCGTCATCGGCATGATCTCGACGACGGACCTGACGGCGTACGTCTCGAAGGTCGAGTCGCCGACCCCGGCGTAG